One Oryza glaberrima chromosome 11, OglaRS2, whole genome shotgun sequence genomic region harbors:
- the LOC127753879 gene encoding probable disease resistance protein At5g63020, translated as MATPSDAATIIWSTELELAPLIAMVRNRDYFAGARFHVLRGACEHLAHVRDCVRTRARVAARRGRRLATAAAWTEEAEIYLLRFGELRSAHGRIPRLIFWDLLGCYRVSKVASLMMPQVKRLCEEGGRIVRRSKLPQPMEISTGFASRDRTLRAAIERVRTIQPNGIVAIWGRAGLGKTYLLKLVEEYFSRDDTFDLVLRIASPRDSSVAKVQSEIAKKLMLANCDGMQHRARIFDFLKERNFLLLLDCVWQRLDLEEVGIPSLDLVGSCYNRRVVFTACSSHVCDQMNVEVENRIEVHCLDHTESWEIFKQNADLDYLGHQHVYLPRNISAELLGSPLELVTIGKAMHNKKDAIYWQNALHYLTESCLRDTQWSGSEEATFFRLKLAYDSLTGILKDCFKLCSLWPEGHIFNQRKLVDFWIGSGLIQGDDIEASYNEGFSHITTLQEFCLLEPAEDGEAVQMQSTIRDFALWVVHSQGEDRNKWRIQTKENWGLAEQVLLVGLKITELPRIPSNQKTLEVLILQHNYLEDGSFGNFPSLLSLQYLDLSFNKLSNIPVEICMQVNLRYLNLSNNRIKTVPVELGCLTRLRHLHLRNNPNLVIPNGILPKLQNLEVLDVCSFNLLQCSSYEAPINELVRMDKLQSLGITVRSETSFQGISKTTLPIRSLSIVIYNHEDGYETHVSSENSCINPERQTNLFELGIYTRQKTIVLDSIHSMWNVQHVEKAYLHGYFVDRIICQKLHTGDIFAKLRRLDIVRCSRLNHISWIIHLPLLEDLLLFSCSTLHQIIATAQDGVVKTNQEKENPSVNNTFPSLKRMTLIEAGALVRICSPFFSFPSLECLQISACPLLNKLPFLTVPSKLKCIRGENEWWDGLEWEDQDLEP; from the exons ATGGCGACTCCATCTGACGCCGCGACGATCATATGGAGCACGGAGCTCGAGCTAGCTCCACTGATAGCAATGGTGAGGAACCGGGATTATTTCGCCGGCGCTCGATTCCACGTCCTCCGTGGCGCGTGCGAGCACCTGGCGCACGTCAGGGACTGCGTGCGCACGAGGGcccgcgtggcggcgcggcggggcaggaggctggcgacggcggcggcctggacAGAGGAGGCGGAGATCTACCTCCTCCGGTTCGGCGAGCTGCGGAGCGCGCACGGCCGGATCCCCAGGCTCATCTTCTGGGATCTGCTCGGCTGCTACCGCGTCAGCAAGGTCGCGTCGCTGATGATGCCGCAGGTGAAGAGGCTGTGCGAAGAAGGGGGAAGGATCGTGCGCAGGAGCAAGCTGCCCCAACCGATGGAGATCTCCACGGGGTTCGCGAGCAGGGATCGTACCCTCCGGGCCGCGATCGAGAGGGTGAGGACGATCCAACCCAACGGCATCGTCGCGATCTGGGGCCGCGCCGGCTTGGGGAAGACTTACCTACTCAAGCTCGTTGAGGAGTACTTCTCCCGAGATGACACCTTCGATCTCGTGCTGCGAATCGCCTCTCCGAGAGATTCCTCCGTAGCCAAG GTTCAAAGTGAAATTGCCAAGAAACTCATGTTGGCTAACTGTGACGGCATGCAACATAGAGCAAGAATTTTCGACTTCTTGAAGGAGAGAAATTTCCTTTTATTGCTTGACTGTGTATGGCAGAGACTGGATCTAGAAGAAGTTGGGATTCCATCACTTGACTTGGTTGGAAGCTGCTACAACCGAAGAGTGGTTTTCACGGCATGCTCTAGCCATGTCTGTGATCAAATGAATGTGGAAGTGGAGAACAGAATTGAGGTTCACTGTCTTGATCATACAGAATCATGGGAAATTTTCAAGCAGAATGCTGATCTTGATTACTTGGGCCATCAGCATGTGTACCTGCCAAGAAATATTTCCGCGGAATTGCTTGGTTCACCTTTGGAGCTGGTAACAATTGGAAAGGCCATGCACAATAAGAAGGATGCAATATATTGGCAAAATGCCCTTCATTATCTGACTGAATCATGCCTTCGTGACACTCAATGGTCAGGTAGTGAAGAGGCAACATTTTTCAGATTAAAACTTGCGTATGACAGCTTGACAGGAATTCTGAAAGATTGCTTTAAGTTGTGTTCTTTATGGCCAGAGGGCCATATATTTAATCAACGGAAATTAGTAGACTTCTGGATAGGGTCAGGATTAATACAAGGGGATGACATTGAAGCGTCTTACAACGAAGGTTTCTCTCATATTACCACCTTGCAAGAATTTTGCCTTTTAGAGCCAGCAGAAGATGGAGAGGCAGTGCAAATGCAATCTACAATCCGTGATTTTGCCTTATGGGTTGTACACAGTCAAGGCGAGGACAGGAACAAATGGAGAATCCAAACCAAAGAGAATTGGGGATTGGCAGAGCAAGTTCTATTAGTGGGGCTTAAAATTACAGAACTGCCTCGTATTCCTAGCAATCAAAAAACCCTTGAAGTCTTGATACTCCAGCACAATTATTTGGAAGACGGTTCTTTCGGGAACTTCCCCTCGTTGCTTTCACTGCAGTACCTAGATCTCTCTTTTAATAAATTGTCCAATATACCTGTAGAGATTTGCATGCAGGTCAACCTAAGATATCTGAATTTGTCAAATAACAGAATAAAAACGGTACCAGTGGAGTTAGGCTGTCTTACCAGACTGAGGCACTTGCATCTTCGGAATAATCCAAATCTAGTTATTCCAAATGGTATACTACCAAAACTCCAGAATTTGGAGGTGCTGGATGTTTGCTCATTTAATTTACTGCAGTGCTCATCCTATGAGGCGCCAATTAATGAGCTTGTGCGTATGGATAAATTGCAGTCCCTTGGAATCACTGTTCGTTCAGAAACCTCGTTTCAAGGGATTAGTAAGACAACCTTACCAATACGGTCCCTCTCTATTGTCATTTATAACCATGAAGATGGGTATGAGACTCATGTCTCTTCTGAAAATTCTTGTATCAATCCTGAAAGACAAACAAACCTGTTTGAACTTGGTATTTACACAAGACAGAAGACTATTGTGCTTGACAGCATTCATTCAATGTGGAATGTTCAGCATGTTGAGAAAGCATACCTCCATGGTTATTTCGTTGATAGGATCATATGCCAGAAGCTGCACACTGGAGATATTTTTGCAAAACTCAGACGTTTGGATATAGTACGGTGTTCAAGATTGAATCATATTTCATGGATtattcatctcccgcttctagAGGATTTGCTGCTATTTTCATGTTCAACATTGCACCAGATTATTGCTACTGCACAAGATGGTGTCGTTAAGACAAATcaggaaaaggaaaatccaTCAGTTAATAATACATTCCCCAGTCTTAAAAGGATGACACTGATCGAAGCTGGTGCATTGGTTAGGATCTGCAGCCCGTTCTTCTCATTTCCTTCTCTGGAATGCCTTCAGATCTCTGCATGCCCTTTGTTGAATAAACTTCCCTTTCTTACCGTTCCGAGCAAACTGAAATGTATACGCGGTGAGAATGAATGGTGGGATGGTTTGGAATGGGAAGACCAAGATCTTGAACCTTGA
- the LOC127754814 gene encoding sialyltransferase-like protein 5, giving the protein MARAPPPPSSLPPPPRRPTVVLLLGLALAFCLAVLSIQSSFFTAPRLASRLDLDSDEVRALSGFQSRVQQCVARRGLGLTADIIDHCKLVLRFPKGTNSTWYNTQFKYFEPLEYNYDVCETILLWEQYRNMTTVLTREYLDVRPDGWLDYAAKRIAQLGADKCYNRTLCEELLSVLLPAKPPFHPRQFATCAVVGNSGDLLKTEFGQEIDAHDAVFRDNEAPVNKKYAKYVGLKRDFRLVVRGAARNMAPILKGSSDEVLIIKSLTHKEINVVIKELPNPVYLFQGIVLRRGAKGTGMKSIELALSMCDIIDMYGFTVDPNYTEWTRYFSPPRKGHNPLQGRAYYQLLECLGVIRIHSPMRAKRVEDWSDIPSREEIRTAHAAAFRLKRHETGQSDQMGPFSNCKVWGTVDPDYGPVSGTPDMSETRKNSNYKKWEVLPFDSLRMEAQEHHVQMGGVSLYKMDGNKLDDLVCVRHERSSS; this is encoded by the exons atggcgagggcgccgccgccgccgtcgtcgttgccgccgccgccgcgccggcccaCGGTGGTGCTACTTCTGGGGCTGGCCCTCGCCTTCTGCCTCGCCGTCCTCTCCATCCAGTCCTCATTCTTCACCGCTCCGA GGCTGGCGAGTAGGCTGGATCTGGACTCCGACGAGGTCCGCGCGCTCTCGGGCTTCCAGTCCCGCGTCCAGCAGTGCGTG GCAAGAAGGGGACTTGGCCTCACAGCAGATATTATTGATCATTGCAAGCTAGTCCTTAGATTTCCTAAAGGAACCAACAGCACTTGG TACAACACTCAGTTCAAATATTTTGAACCACTAGAATACAACTATGATGTCTGTGAAACTATCCTTCTGTGGGAACAG TACCGTAACATGACGACTGTGTTGACAAGGGAGTACTTAGATGTGCGACCTGATGGGTGGTTGGATTATGCAGCCAAAAGGATTGCACAGCT CGGTGCTGACAAATGCTACAATCGTACTTTGTGCGAAGAGCTTCTTAGTGTTTTACTCCCTGCTAAGCCTCCTTTTCATCCTCGCCAGTTTGCAACATGTGCTGTTGTTGGTAACTCAGGGGATCTCTTGAAAACAGAGTTCGGACAAGAGATTGATGCACATGATGCTGTGTTCCGAGATAATGAAGCACCTGTTAATAAG AAGTATGCAAAATATGTTGGGTTGAAAAGGGACTTTCGACTGGTTGTCAGGGGTGCTGCTCGAAACATGGCGCCAATACTAAAGGGCTCCT CTGATGAGGTTCTTATTATAAAAAGTTTGACGCACAAAGAAATCAATGTGGTGATAAAG GAACTTCCAAACCCAGTTTATCTTTTTCAAGGCATAGTCTTGAGAAGAGGTGCTAAAGGGACTGGTATGAAGTCAATAGAATTGGCCCTTTCCATGTGTGATATTATCGACATGTATGGATTCACAGTTGACCCTAACTACACAGAATG GACAAGGTACTTCTCACCCCCAAGGAAAGGACACAATCCACTGCAAGGGCGGGCTTATTATCAACTTCTGGAGTGCCTTGGA GTAATTCGAATCCATTCCCCCATGAGAGCAAAGAGGGTAGAAGATTGGTCGGATATACCTAGCAGGGAAGAGATCAGAACAGCGCATGCTGCGGCTTTTCGTTTAAAAAGGCATGAAACTGGTCAATCTGATCAAATGGGGCCATTTAGCAACTGCAAGGTATGGGGAACAGTTGACCCAGATTACGGACCTGTATCAGGAACTCCAGACATGAGCGAAACACGAAAGAACTCAAACTACAAGAAGTGGGAGGTACTCCCATTCGACAGCTTACGAATGGAGGCTCAGGAACACCATGTCCAGATGGGCGGCGTATCTCTGTACAAGATGGATGGAAACAAGCTAGATGATCTTGTTTGTGTGAGACATGAACGTTCATCTAGTTAA
- the LOC127754815 gene encoding E3 ubiquitin-protein ligase RHF2A, producing MASGTDEKAKMEGLTSAAAFVEGGIQDACDDACSICLEAFCESDPSTLTGCKHEFHLQCILEWCQRSSQCPMCWQPISLKDPTSQELLEAVERERNVRTNQTRNTTIFHHPALGDFEVQHLPVVGNDAELEERILQHLAAAAAMGRSHHLGRREGHRGRSGSHGRPQFLVFSSHPNMPSAGSVSSSSVQGEVDNESSPVHTTGELSLHANTHEEAGNQSPGMLTYDADQDAVVSSGNSTPVSSPRFFNRRHSTGQSTPVNNDRAGPSDLQSFSDSLKSRLNAVSMKYKESITKSTRGWKERLFSRNSSVADLGSEVRREVNAGIASVSRMMERLETRGSNGRTSDGPATSTSEVIPSTESSNERVTENNPTTAATSTSNTSASSAPCVTTTGSN from the exons ATGGCATCTGGAACTGATGAGAAAGCCAAGATGGAGGGTTTGACATCAGCTGCAGCCTTTGTTGAGGGTGGGATTCAGGATGCATGTGATGATGCATGTAGTATCTGCCTTGAGGCGTTCTGTGAGAGTGACCCTTCCACA TTGACTGGTTGCAAACACGAGTTCCACCTCCAATGCATTCTTGAATG GTGTCAGAGAAGTTCTCAGTGTCCTATGTGTTGGCAGCCTATCAGTTTGAAGGATCCTACCAG TCAAGAGCTGCTCGAGGCAGTGGAGCGTGAAAGGAATGTAAGGACCAATCAAACTCGAAATACAACTATATTTCATCATCCTGCTCTTGGAGATTTTGAGGTTCAGCAT TTACCTGTTGTTGGTAATGATGCTGAACTTGAAGAGCGTATATTACAGCACCTAGCAGCAGCCGCTGCAATGGGAAGGTCACACCACCTTGGTAGAAGAGAAGGACACAGGGGTCGTTCCGGCTCTCATGGTCGTCCACAGTTCTTAGTTTTTTCTTCGCATCCAAACATGCCTTCTGCTGGTTCAGTTTCTTCATCGTCCGTTCAAGGGGAAGTGGATAATGAATCAAGTCCTGTCCACACAACTGGTGAATTATCACTGCATGCTAACACCCATGAAGAAGCAGGCAATCAAAGTCCTGGGATGCTTACCTACGATGCTGATCAAGATGCTGTTGTTTCATCTGGAAATAGTACCCCTGTATCTAGCCCTAGGTTTTTCAACAG GAGGCATTCCACTGGGCAATCAACTCCAGTAAACAATGACAGAGCTGGGCCTTCAGATCTTCAGTCTTTCTCAGACTCTCTGAAGTCTCGCTTAAATGCTGTCTCTATGAA GTACAAGGAATCTATTACAAAAAGTACTCGAGGATGGAAGGAGAGACTTTTTTCGCGTAATTCATCTGTGGCAGATCTTGGTTCTGAAGTAAGAAGAGAAGTTAATGCTGGAATTGCGTCTGTATCAAGGATGATGGAGCGTCTGGAAACTAGAGGTAGTAATGGTAGAACAAGTGATGGCCCAGCAACATCCACTTCTGAAGTTATTCCCAGTACAGAATCAAGCAATGAGAGAGTTACAGAAAACAATCCAACTACTGCAGCGACAAGTACTAGCAACACTTCTGCGTCTTCTGCCCCTTGTGTTACAACAACCGGTTCAAATTAG